One Phaseolus vulgaris cultivar G19833 chromosome 11, P. vulgaris v2.0, whole genome shotgun sequence genomic window carries:
- the LOC137831781 gene encoding DNA damage-repair/toleration protein DRT100-like → MAVLWFTPLTLLLLLSLSSAVHSCPPSDLAVLLDFKSALHESHDGIFKSWTGADCCNNWRGISCDRNSRRVAEISLRAGPVYTTFEKPYRPEYISGYISPQICKLTYLSSLIITDWQGISGEIPPCISTLSFLRIIDLTGNRISGTLPADIGKLLHLTLLSGADNLIAGEIPVTLTRLTSLMHLDLRNNKISGPIPLNVGQLQMLSRALLSGNQISGPIPASICHIYRLVDLDLSNNHLSGPIPEDLGRMAVLSTLKLDSNRLSGSIPASLLGSGISELNLSHNMLEGTIPDAFGGSCYFTLLDLSYNNLKGPIPKSMSSASYIGYVDFSHNHLCGPIPSAYGNTDASSFAYNDCLCGKPLKAC, encoded by the coding sequence ATGGCCGTACTCTGGTTCACGCCGTTAACGCTGCTGTTACTTCTCTCACTTTCTTCTGCCGTTCACTCGTGTCCGCCGTCAGACCTGGCGGTGCTGCTGGACTTCAAATCCGCTCTCCATGAATCTCACGACGGAATATTCAAATCCTGGACCGGCGCCGACTGTTGTAACAACTGGCGCGGCATCTCCTGCGACCGCAACTCTCGCCGCGTCGCCGAAATCAGCCTCCGCGCCGGTCCTGTTTACACCACGTTCGAGAAGCCATACCGTCCCGAATATATTTCCGGATACATCTCGCCGCAGATTTGCAAGCTCACTTACCTCTCCAGCCTCATCATCACCGACTGGCAGGGAATCTCCGGCGAGATCCCGCCTTGCATCTCCACCCTCTCCTTCCTCCGCATCATCGACCTCACCGGAAACCGCATATCTGGAACTCTCCCCGCCGACATCGGGAAGCTTCTGCATCTGACTCTGTTAAGCGGCGCCGATAACCTCATCGCCGGCGAAATCCCGGTGACGTTAACGAGATTGACCAGTTTGATGCATCTAGACCTTCGTAACAACAAGATCTCCGGGCCCATCCCACTGAACGTGGGCCAGCTTCAGATGCTGAGTCGGGCCCTTTTAAGTGGAAACCAAATTAGTGGGCCTATCCCGGCCTCAATCTGTCACATATACCGTCTCGTGGATCTTGATCTGTCAAATAACCATTTATCTGGGCCCATCCCTGAAGATTTGGGCCGGATGGCGGTTCTGTCGACGTTGAAGTTGGATTCTAACAGGCTTTCTGGAAGCATACCAGCGAGCCTGTTGGGCTCGGGTATTAGCGAGTTGAACTTGAGCCACAACATGTTAGAGGGTACTATACCAGACGCGTTTGGCGGTTCATGCTATTTCACGTTACTGGACTTATCGTATAATAACCTGAAAGGTCCAATACCCAAATCCATGTCTTCTGCTTCGTACATCGGATACGTGGACTTTAGCCACAACCACCTCTGCGGCCCGATTCCAAGTGCTTACGGCAACACCGACGCCTCCTCATTTGCCTACAACGATTGCCTCTGTGGAAAGCCACTCAAAGCTTGCTAA